The following proteins come from a genomic window of Nitrososphaerota archaeon:
- a CDS encoding DUF1512 domain-containing protein, with product MFIININFFQEISKNTDIIGIIASIIWLIPWLIFLFYPMLGSKFQITFILREVERKLEKLKAYRDEVRNRTFEAIKRIGKPKEDISKKLDDLLEFFIIQPENMDPYGIVWKLEHLLESGESKFENIVREMCPEAQEYQVKTLSNLVEVARGLNTIYRLVRHYYLLGKKTANYAIALQIQMILPQIMEIAEAYRKAAQAFEYGQPIGDGIGVLVAAEFAYRNGNERNRMEVAKDTIVSEVDFEGRKVLVVRALGPGATVGRPGEAVKRIVEKEKDKIKLILTVDAAIKLEGEETGKMMEGIGVAIGGPGIDKYKIEEIAKTYGIPLHALVITESITDAITPLREKIYKAVDVVIERIKKLITEEVPPGFIAILAGIGNSVGIGIPS from the coding sequence ATGTTCATTATAAATATTAATTTTTTCCAAGAAATAAGTAAAAATACAGATATAATTGGAATTATAGCAAGTATAATATGGTTAATTCCATGGCTTATATTTTTATTTTATCCAATGTTAGGTTCAAAATTTCAAATTACATTTATATTAAGAGAAGTAGAAAGGAAGCTTGAAAAGTTAAAAGCATACAGAGATGAAGTTAGAAATAGAACATTTGAAGCTATAAAGAGGATTGGAAAACCTAAAGAGGATATTTCAAAAAAGTTAGACGATTTATTAGAATTTTTCATTATTCAACCTGAAAATATGGATCCTTATGGAATAGTTTGGAAATTGGAGCATCTTTTAGAAAGCGGGGAAAGTAAATTTGAAAATATAGTACGTGAAATGTGTCCAGAAGCGCAAGAATATCAAGTAAAAACATTATCAAATTTAGTTGAAGTGGCTAGAGGTTTAAATACTATTTATCGTTTAGTTAGACACTATTATTTACTTGGTAAAAAGACAGCAAATTATGCTATTGCTCTTCAAATACAAATGATTTTACCACAAATTATGGAAATAGCTGAAGCTTATAGAAAAGCAGCTCAAGCATTTGAATATGGACAACCAATAGGTGATGGAATAGGAGTTCTTGTTGCTGCAGAATTTGCTTATAGAAATGGAAATGAGAGAAATAGAATGGAAGTTGCTAAAGATACTATAGTTTCAGAGGTGGATTTCGAAGGAAGAAAAGTTTTAGTTGTAAGAGCTTTAGGTCCAGGTGCAACGGTTGGAAGGCCAGGAGAAGCTGTAAAAAGAATAGTTGAAAAAGAAAAAGATAAAATAAAATTAATATTAACAGTAGATGCAGCAATTAAATTAGAAGGGGAAGAGACAGGGAAAATGATGGAAGGAATAGGTGTAGCAATAGGTGGACCAGGAATAGATAAATATAAGATAGAAGAAATTGCTAAGACATATGGAATTCCCTTACATGCATTAGTAATTACAGAATCTATAACTGATGCTATTACACCATTGAGAGAAAAAATATACAAAGCAGTTGATGTTGTTATTGAAAGAATTAAGAAATTAATAACGGAGGAAGTACCTCCTGGATTTATAGCTATATTAGCAGGAATAGGAAATAGTGTTGGAATAGGAATACCTTCCTAA
- a CDS encoding TGS domain-containing protein: protein MPTNLTAEAKKALANYQLAKTLDEKIIALERALSLIPKHKGTEKLCAQIKKRIKELKEEREERTKKVGRQKKDIFSIKKEGIAQVALIGTTNSGKSSILSALTNAKPEIASYPLTTKKPELGMLHLNEVNIQLVELPSIIFPDGKETQFATRSINLAKNSDVILVVIDGAYDAITQLNQIFKLFYENGIILGSPKIFVDIKKTPSGGIRIITFGNFKGSLQEVQELLFSIGIKNAIIKIYGDATINDVEEAILRENIYKKGLIIINKFNPTFIKNKEEYIKIIQSYGLPYIEISNIEIEKEKIKEAIWKILDLIRIYTRKNGIISEKPLIVPRGTTVEEVAKIIHKDFVKKLKYAKIWGKSVKINGQRVSKEHHLEDQDIIEFFI from the coding sequence ATGCCAACAAACCTTACAGCTGAAGCAAAAAAAGCATTAGCAAATTATCAATTAGCTAAAACTTTAGATGAAAAAATAATCGCATTAGAAAGAGCTTTATCTTTAATACCAAAACATAAAGGTACTGAGAAACTTTGTGCTCAAATAAAAAAGAGAATAAAAGAATTGAAAGAAGAAAGAGAGGAAAGAACTAAAAAAGTAGGGAGGCAAAAAAAAGATATTTTTTCAATAAAGAAAGAAGGTATTGCTCAAGTAGCTCTTATAGGAACTACTAATAGTGGCAAATCGAGTATACTCTCAGCATTAACTAATGCAAAACCTGAAATAGCTAGTTATCCTTTAACTACTAAAAAGCCTGAATTAGGAATGTTACATTTAAATGAAGTAAATATTCAGTTAGTGGAACTACCATCTATAATATTTCCTGATGGAAAAGAGACACAATTTGCAACTAGAAGTATAAATCTTGCTAAAAATTCCGATGTTATCCTAGTAGTTATTGATGGTGCATATGATGCTATTACACAATTAAATCAAATATTTAAATTGTTTTATGAAAATGGAATTATTTTAGGAAGCCCAAAAATTTTTGTTGACATAAAAAAGACACCAAGTGGAGGAATTAGAATTATTACATTTGGAAATTTTAAAGGTTCTTTACAAGAAGTACAAGAATTATTATTTAGTATAGGAATAAAGAATGCTATTATAAAAATATATGGAGATGCTACAATAAATGATGTAGAAGAGGCTATTTTAAGAGAAAATATTTATAAGAAAGGATTAATAATCATCAATAAGTTTAATCCAACTTTTATTAAAAATAAAGAAGAATATATTAAAATTATACAATCATACGGCTTACCATACATTGAAATATCTAATATTGAAATTGAAAAGGAAAAAATTAAAGAAGCTATATGGAAAATATTAGATTTAATTCGAATATATACTAGAAAAAATGGAATTATTTCAGAAAAACCATTAATCGTTCCAAGGGGAACTACTGTTGAAGAAGTTGCAAAAATTATACATAAAGATTTTGTTAAGAAATTAAAATACGCAAAAATATGGGGAAAATCTGTTAAAATAAATGGGCAAAGAGTTAGTAAAGAGCACCATTTAGAAGATCAAGATATTATAGAATTTTTTATTTAA
- a CDS encoding MBL fold metallo-hydrolase has product MSKLFYLGHACFLIEHAKTKIVIDPYEGYAFPDFDISLEKYKDVLKDVDYVISSHKHADHYYKSAEFFPKAKYISGDEKIGEKDVLKPGEIEVSYLKVDHGPGRGKCAGILLKLNNKKIYHFGDTYRMEEEDIKRLVDEEIDIALIPIGGTYTLDPKEATEVLLKIKPKKVIPMHYRTNKNRIIPYTIEDFLKNREKIENAGIEVISLKEGEMIEV; this is encoded by the coding sequence ATGAGTAAATTGTTTTATCTGGGACATGCTTGCTTTTTAATCGAACATGCAAAAACAAAAATTGTTATAGATCCTTATGAGGGATATGCTTTCCCAGATTTCGATATAAGTTTAGAAAAATATAAAGATGTTCTTAAAGATGTTGATTATGTAATTTCAAGCCATAAACATGCTGATCATTATTATAAATCAGCTGAATTCTTTCCTAAAGCAAAGTATATTTCTGGAGATGAAAAAATAGGGGAAAAGGATGTATTAAAGCCAGGAGAAATAGAAGTTAGTTATTTAAAAGTAGACCATGGACCTGGAAGAGGAAAATGTGCTGGAATACTACTTAAATTAAATAATAAAAAGATATATCATTTTGGAGATACTTATAGAATGGAAGAGGAAGATATAAAAAGATTAGTTGACGAAGAAATAGATATAGCATTAATACCAATTGGCGGAACATACACTTTAGATCCAAAAGAAGCTACAGAAGTACTTTTAAAAATAAAACCTAAAAAAGTAATACCAATGCATTATAGAACAAATAAAAACAGAATAATACCTTATACAATTGAAGATTTCTTAAAAAATAGAGAAAAAATTGAAAATGCTGGAATAGAAGTAATATCATTAAAAGAAGGGGAAATGATAGAAGTATAA
- a CDS encoding threonine--tRNA ligase, producing MRILQLHSNFIEYELIEKEVELAEPFEEKVKRFEEIVVLFTSIEKNDNVEIARKAIEEVKSSLEVIKVNRILIYPYAHLSNNLATPSKALEIIKEMENYAKKLGIEVYRAPFGWCKKFSISIKGHPLAEQSKIIEKEKSKELYESKALKAEEEIKSLWYILTPDGNLVPLEKFDFSNYKNLEKFAKYEVAKSRIITQPPPHVSLMKKLELVDYEPASDIGNMRWLPKGRLIKSLIEQYVTQKVIEYGGIEVETPIMYTFDHPSLENYLNRFPARQYILLSGEKEYFLRFSACFGQFLLAHDLQLSYKHLPLKLYELTKYSFRREKSGELAGLKRLRTFTMPDVHAICKDLKQAMEECIKRFKLCMEVLEDIGLKKEDYELGIRFTEDFYKENKDFILSIIKLYGKPALIEMWKEKFFYFIFKWEFNFIDAQDKAAALSTDQIDIENSQRYGITYIDEDGKEKYPIILHCSPSGAIERVIYALLEKAYKEMQNGKKPSLPLWLSPIQVRIIPISEKYIEESLKILESLEEAKIRADIDDRKETVEKRIREAEMEWINYIIVIGPKEAESGILSIRDREKGGIRNMNINELIKEINNKIKDMPFKPLSLPKLLSRRPTFK from the coding sequence ATGCGAATACTTCAGCTTCATTCGAATTTTATTGAATATGAATTAATAGAAAAAGAGGTAGAATTAGCTGAACCTTTTGAGGAAAAAGTAAAGCGTTTTGAAGAAATCGTTGTTCTTTTTACATCTATTGAAAAAAATGATAATGTAGAAATAGCAAGAAAAGCTATAGAAGAAGTAAAATCAAGTTTAGAAGTAATTAAAGTAAATAGGATCCTAATATATCCTTATGCTCATCTTAGTAATAATCTAGCAACTCCATCAAAAGCATTAGAGATAATTAAAGAAATGGAAAACTATGCTAAAAAATTAGGAATAGAAGTTTATAGAGCACCATTTGGATGGTGTAAAAAATTTAGTATCTCAATAAAAGGACATCCTTTAGCTGAACAATCAAAGATTATAGAAAAAGAAAAAAGTAAGGAATTATATGAATCAAAAGCATTAAAAGCAGAGGAAGAAATAAAATCTTTATGGTATATTTTAACTCCAGATGGTAATCTCGTTCCCTTAGAAAAATTTGATTTTTCGAACTATAAGAATTTAGAAAAATTTGCAAAATATGAAGTTGCTAAATCTCGAATAATAACACAACCACCGCCACATGTTTCATTAATGAAAAAACTTGAATTAGTTGATTATGAACCAGCTAGCGATATTGGAAATATGCGTTGGTTACCAAAAGGAAGATTAATAAAATCTCTTATTGAACAATATGTAACACAAAAAGTAATAGAGTATGGAGGAATAGAAGTTGAAACTCCAATAATGTATACCTTTGACCATCCAAGTTTAGAAAATTATTTAAATAGATTTCCAGCTAGACAATATATATTATTATCTGGAGAGAAAGAATATTTCTTAAGATTTAGTGCTTGTTTTGGTCAATTCCTCCTTGCACATGATTTGCAACTTTCATATAAACATCTTCCACTTAAGTTGTATGAATTAACTAAATATAGTTTTAGAAGAGAGAAAAGTGGAGAATTAGCAGGTTTAAAAAGATTAAGAACTTTTACAATGCCAGATGTACATGCGATTTGTAAAGATTTAAAACAAGCAATGGAAGAATGCATTAAAAGATTTAAATTATGCATGGAAGTTTTAGAAGATATTGGATTAAAAAAGGAAGATTATGAATTAGGAATACGTTTTACGGAAGATTTCTATAAAGAGAATAAAGATTTCATACTATCAATTATTAAACTTTATGGAAAGCCAGCTTTAATAGAAATGTGGAAAGAGAAATTCTTCTACTTTATTTTTAAATGGGAATTTAATTTTATAGATGCTCAAGATAAAGCAGCTGCTTTATCTACTGATCAAATAGATATTGAAAATTCTCAAAGATATGGTATAACTTATATAGATGAAGATGGAAAAGAAAAATATCCAATAATACTTCATTGTTCTCCAAGTGGAGCAATCGAAAGAGTAATATATGCACTTTTAGAAAAAGCTTATAAAGAAATGCAAAATGGTAAAAAACCATCCTTACCATTATGGCTTTCACCAATACAAGTAAGGATAATACCCATATCTGAAAAGTATATTGAAGAATCTTTAAAAATATTAGAAAGTTTAGAAGAGGCAAAAATAAGAGCAGATATAGATGATAGAAAGGAAACTGTTGAAAAGAGAATAAGAGAGGCTGAAATGGAATGGATAAACTATATAATAGTAATCGGACCGAAAGAAGCTGAGTCTGGAATTCTTTCAATAAGAGATAGAGAAAAAGGGGGAATAAGAAATATGAACATTAATGAATTAATTAAAGAAATAAATAATAAAATAAAAGACATGCCGTTTAAGCCATTATCTCTTCCAAAGCTTTTATCAAGAAGACCAACTTTTAAATAA
- a CDS encoding CDP-alcohol phosphatidyltransferase family protein has translation MRNLIFFLLYILFVIKVDEKMITRIRFLFEKIFNKIIKEISSRNISPMFFSFLGLFFSFFSAFFYIIALNGIFYLFLATFFLLLSGFFDAIDGAVARTSGKVTLFGAYIDSVLDRYVDIIIGISFIIGKLCSFFWGFLYIIGALMVSYTRARAESIGINLSGIGFAERGERIIFLILLSLITAIDYGLFEYGIILLSFLCHFTAIQRTIHVFLKTK, from the coding sequence ATGAGAAATCTTATTTTCTTCCTTTTATATATTCTTTTTGTTATAAAAGTTGATGAAAAAATGATAACTCGTATTCGTTTTCTTTTTGAAAAAATTTTTAATAAAATAATTAAAGAAATAAGTTCAAGAAATATTTCTCCTATGTTTTTTAGCTTTTTAGGATTATTCTTCTCTTTCTTTTCTGCCTTTTTTTATATTATTGCTTTAAATGGAATTTTTTATCTTTTTTTAGCTACATTTTTTTTATTATTGTCTGGTTTTTTTGATGCTATTGATGGAGCTGTAGCTAGAACTTCTGGAAAAGTAACTTTATTTGGTGCGTATATAGATTCTGTATTGGATCGCTATGTAGACATTATTATAGGTATTAGTTTCATTATAGGAAAGCTTTGCAGCTTTTTTTGGGGCTTTCTTTATATAATTGGAGCATTAATGGTTTCCTACACAAGAGCTAGAGCTGAAAGTATAGGTATAAATCTTAGTGGAATAGGCTTTGCTGAAAGGGGTGAAAGAATAATCTTTTTAATACTTCTTTCTTTAATAACAGCTATAGATTATGGTCTTTTTGAATATGGTATTATTCTTCTATCCTTTTTATGTCATTTTACAGCGATTCAACGTACGATACATGTTTTTCTAAAAACCAAATAA
- a CDS encoding 30S ribosomal protein S26e → MPVKRKSRGRSKGGKGRSEVIHCDNCKALVPRDKAIKVTRPYSIVSGDLARELKQKGAYIAQTMVTRYLCVSCAIHFGIVKVRAKEERKPKLVL, encoded by the coding sequence ATGCCTGTAAAAAGGAAAAGTAGAGGAAGGTCAAAAGGAGGCAAAGGAAGGAGTGAAGTAATTCATTGCGATAACTGTAAAGCATTGGTACCTAGAGATAAAGCAATTAAAGTAACCAGACCCTACTCAATAGTTAGTGGTGACTTAGCTAGAGAACTTAAGCAAAAAGGTGCTTATATCGCTCAAACAATGGTAACTAGATATCTTTGCGTATCATGTGCAATTCATTTTGGTATCGTTAAAGTAAGAGCGAAAGAGGAAAGAAAACCAAAATTAGTTTTATAA
- the proS gene encoding proline--tRNA ligase has translation MSISSEKKVLNFTEWFDKILEEAKIVDNRYPVKGFLVYREYGYKIIENIRLLLERKLEETNHKAMLFPIVISEDSFSKEAEHIAHFKEEVFWIEKAGNKKLDRMLILRPTSETAIYPMLQLWIRSHVDLPFKMHQSVTVYRYETKATRSLFRVREILWNEAHTAHATPEDAEKQVEEAIKIYSEVFNELGIAYLLLKRPEFDKFAGAVYSIAFDAWNPDGKVNQVGTVHNLGTNFSKVFDVKYEKKDGTWDYVYTTCYGFGFSRTLAAVIAQHGDDHGCVFPSKIAPIQLVIIPIPYKGFENDIENYCIEIFNKLKDDYRVTIDNRKDVRPGEKFYYWELLGVPIRIEIGPSEVKEKTVTLVRRDNLNRKNVSIENLQYEINSLLNDLDNNLRSKSKKILENLIENCFNVKDVKKALSQKKIARVEWCGSGKCAEILKNEAGGEIRGTRVDIIEKANGRCLVCGKESKEIVYVARAY, from the coding sequence ATGAGTATCTCTTCTGAAAAAAAAGTTTTAAATTTTACAGAGTGGTTTGATAAAATATTAGAAGAAGCAAAGATAGTTGATAATAGATACCCTGTAAAAGGTTTTTTAGTATATAGAGAGTATGGTTATAAAATTATTGAGAATATAAGATTATTGCTTGAAAGGAAGCTTGAAGAAACTAATCATAAGGCTATGCTCTTTCCAATAGTTATTTCAGAAGATTCCTTCTCTAAAGAAGCTGAACATATTGCTCATTTTAAAGAAGAAGTTTTTTGGATTGAAAAAGCAGGCAATAAAAAGCTTGATAGAATGCTTATCTTAAGACCAACATCTGAAACTGCAATATATCCAATGCTTCAATTATGGATACGTTCTCATGTAGATCTTCCATTTAAAATGCATCAAAGTGTAACGGTATATCGTTATGAAACAAAAGCTACTAGGTCTCTTTTTAGAGTAAGAGAAATACTATGGAATGAAGCACATACTGCACATGCAACACCAGAGGATGCTGAAAAACAAGTAGAAGAAGCTATAAAAATATATTCAGAAGTTTTTAATGAATTAGGAATAGCTTATCTCCTTTTAAAAAGACCAGAATTTGATAAATTTGCAGGAGCTGTTTACTCTATAGCATTTGATGCTTGGAATCCGGATGGAAAAGTTAATCAAGTAGGTACAGTTCATAATCTTGGAACAAATTTTTCGAAAGTATTCGATGTAAAATATGAGAAAAAAGATGGTACTTGGGATTATGTTTATACAACTTGTTATGGCTTTGGTTTCTCTAGAACTCTTGCAGCAGTGATTGCACAACATGGAGATGATCATGGATGTGTTTTTCCATCGAAAATTGCTCCAATTCAATTAGTAATAATTCCAATTCCATATAAAGGATTTGAAAATGATATTGAGAATTATTGTATAGAAATATTTAATAAATTAAAAGATGATTATAGAGTAACAATTGATAATAGAAAAGATGTTAGACCTGGTGAAAAATTTTATTATTGGGAACTTTTAGGCGTTCCCATTAGAATTGAAATAGGCCCCTCAGAAGTTAAAGAAAAAACTGTAACTCTTGTTAGGAGAGATAATTTAAATAGGAAAAATGTATCGATAGAAAATTTACAATATGAAATAAACTCTTTACTTAATGATTTAGATAACAATCTAAGGTCAAAAAGTAAAAAAATCCTTGAAAATTTAATAGAAAATTGTTTTAATGTAAAAGATGTAAAAAAAGCTCTTTCTCAAAAGAAAATAGCTAGAGTTGAATGGTGTGGTAGTGGAAAATGTGCTGAAATTTTAAAAAATGAAGCAGGTGGTGAAATTCGAGGAACGAGAGTAGACATAATAGAAAAAGCTAACGGAAGATGCTTAGTTTGTGGTAAAGAATCAAAAGAAATCGTTTATGTTGCAAGAGCATATTGA
- a CDS encoding endonuclease Q family protein has product MKLICDFHLHSFYSRATSKQMNLEGITQGVKIKGLNLVGTSDFTYSKWLNELKKKLEPIEGTGLFKYNNVLFTLTTEVATYFKFENKIKRVHHVIHAPSFDIVEQINDELSKYGDLEVDGRPILNLSAPELVEILINISDDILIYPAHAWTPWMSCLGSKSGFNSVEECYQDQIKHVFALETGLSSSPDMNWRVSSLDKFTLISNSDSHSPHPWRLGREANVFDLKKITYWEIFEVIKNKDKEKFLYTIEVDPNYGKYHYDGHRNCGVRLHPKEAIKNGNICPKCGRKLTIGVLHRVEELADRPEGFIPETAIPFKTLLPLYEIISFSWGTGELYSRKVMQEHDKLIGKFGNELNILLNVPKEELLKVTDEKIANAIIKVRERKIKYIPGYDGCYGQPIFYEKENEEYKIKSEQKTLEDF; this is encoded by the coding sequence ATGAAATTAATTTGCGATTTTCATTTACATTCCTTTTATAGTCGTGCTACAAGTAAACAAATGAATTTAGAGGGGATAACGCAAGGAGTAAAAATAAAAGGATTAAATCTTGTAGGTACTTCAGATTTTACTTATAGTAAATGGTTAAATGAATTAAAGAAAAAATTAGAACCTATTGAAGGCACAGGACTATTTAAGTATAATAATGTTTTATTTACTTTAACTACAGAAGTAGCAACTTATTTTAAATTTGAAAATAAAATTAAAAGAGTACATCACGTTATCCATGCACCATCTTTTGATATTGTTGAACAAATAAATGATGAATTATCAAAATATGGAGATTTAGAAGTTGATGGAAGACCCATACTTAATCTAAGTGCACCAGAGCTTGTAGAAATTCTTATTAATATAAGCGATGATATTTTAATTTATCCTGCACATGCATGGACGCCTTGGATGTCTTGCTTGGGAAGTAAATCAGGCTTTAATTCTGTAGAAGAATGTTATCAAGATCAAATAAAACATGTTTTTGCTTTAGAAACCGGGCTTAGTAGTTCACCAGATATGAATTGGAGAGTATCCTCACTTGATAAATTTACTCTTATTTCAAATAGCGATAGCCACTCTCCCCATCCATGGCGCTTAGGAAGAGAAGCAAATGTGTTTGATTTAAAAAAGATAACATATTGGGAAATTTTTGAAGTAATTAAAAATAAAGATAAAGAAAAATTCTTATATACGATAGAAGTTGACCCAAATTATGGAAAATATCATTATGATGGGCATCGCAATTGTGGAGTAAGGTTACATCCCAAAGAAGCTATTAAAAATGGCAATATATGTCCAAAATGTGGAAGGAAATTAACAATAGGCGTATTGCATAGAGTTGAAGAATTAGCTGATAGGCCGGAGGGTTTTATTCCAGAAACCGCTATACCATTTAAAACTCTATTACCATTATATGAAATAATTTCTTTTTCATGGGGAACTGGAGAACTTTATTCAAGAAAAGTTATGCAAGAACATGATAAATTAATAGGAAAATTTGGAAATGAGTTGAATATTTTACTTAATGTACCGAAGGAAGAGTTATTGAAAGTTACAGATGAAAAAATTGCTAATGCGATAATTAAAGTTAGAGAGAGAAAAATTAAATATATTCCAGGGTACGATGGATGTTATGGTCAGCCAATTTTTTATGAAAAAGAAAATGAAGAATATAAAATAAAGAGCGAACAAAAAACATTGGAAGATTTTTAA
- a CDS encoding ribosome biogenesis/translation initiation ATPase RLI, giving the protein MPRIAVIDKDLCQPKKCGYTCKKFCPKNRTGIETIKIDENTYPNIIEIFCVGCGLCVKKCPFKAITIVNLPDKLTKDLVHQYGINAFRLYRLPYLVKGKVIGCIGKNALGKSTAINILAGQLIPNFGEFNKKIELKDITNFFRGTLIQQHFNELFNNSLKVSYKPQYISNIPRIIKGKVFEILKKISNNEEKMSFIINALELKNILDREISMLSGGELQRVAIAACLLKDANIYFLDEPSSFLDIKQRFNAAKVIREFTLDKKTLVCDHDLAVMDYLSDIVFIFYGEGSVYGVVSGPYGVREGINIFIEGYIPTENLRFRKEKITFDIKPPTLPISKGEEKLAWPEMKKTYPGFSLNIKSGEVYRGEVIGLIGPNGIGKTTLIKILAGIEKTDENISLPIKNISYKPQYPIAIDSIVSDAIKEAAKEEYNSPLVQSEIIDKLNLEKLMDKKINELSGGELQKVSIAICLSRKADVYLLDEPSAYLDVEERYAVTKLIKRITSIRNSYSFVVDHDLMVIDFVSTRLIVFSGEPGVYGIANPPTSLRDGMNNFLKEIGVTFRRDPSTLRPRANKLNSQIDKYQKSIGEYYYVTPEEYTIKEE; this is encoded by the coding sequence TTGCCACGAATAGCAGTTATCGATAAAGATTTATGCCAACCAAAAAAGTGTGGATATACTTGTAAAAAATTTTGTCCAAAAAATAGAACTGGAATTGAAACTATAAAAATTGATGAAAATACCTATCCAAATATAATAGAAATATTTTGCGTTGGATGTGGACTTTGCGTAAAAAAATGTCCGTTTAAAGCTATTACTATTGTTAATTTACCAGATAAATTAACTAAAGATCTTGTACATCAATACGGAATAAATGCATTTAGGTTATATAGACTTCCTTATTTAGTTAAAGGGAAAGTAATTGGATGTATAGGTAAAAATGCTCTTGGAAAATCTACGGCAATAAATATTCTTGCTGGACAACTCATTCCAAATTTTGGAGAATTCAATAAAAAAATTGAGTTAAAAGATATTACAAATTTTTTTAGAGGTACTCTTATACAACAACATTTTAATGAATTGTTTAATAATTCATTAAAAGTTTCCTATAAACCGCAATACATAAGCAATATACCTCGAATTATAAAAGGAAAAGTTTTTGAGATTTTAAAAAAGATAAGTAATAATGAAGAAAAAATGAGTTTTATAATAAACGCTCTTGAATTAAAAAATATTTTAGATAGAGAAATTTCTATGTTAAGCGGAGGAGAGTTACAAAGAGTTGCGATAGCTGCTTGTTTACTTAAAGATGCTAATATTTACTTTTTAGATGAACCTTCAAGTTTTCTAGATATTAAACAACGTTTTAATGCTGCTAAAGTTATTAGAGAATTTACTTTAGATAAGAAAACATTAGTATGTGATCATGATTTAGCAGTAATGGACTATTTGTCAGATATAGTATTTATATTTTACGGAGAGGGTTCTGTTTATGGTGTTGTATCTGGACCATATGGAGTGAGGGAGGGAATAAATATATTTATAGAGGGGTACATACCAACCGAGAATCTACGTTTTAGAAAAGAGAAAATAACATTTGATATAAAACCCCCGACACTCCCAATCTCTAAAGGAGAGGAGAAATTAGCATGGCCTGAAATGAAGAAAACTTATCCAGGTTTTTCACTTAATATTAAAAGCGGAGAAGTTTATAGAGGAGAAGTAATAGGTCTAATAGGGCCAAATGGTATTGGAAAAACAACTTTAATAAAAATTTTAGCTGGAATTGAGAAAACTGATGAAAATATTTCTTTACCAATAAAAAATATAAGTTATAAACCACAATATCCAATAGCAATAGATTCTATTGTTAGTGATGCAATAAAAGAAGCTGCAAAAGAAGAATATAATTCTCCTCTAGTACAATCAGAAATAATAGATAAACTTAATTTAGAAAAGCTAATGGATAAAAAAATTAATGAGCTTAGTGGAGGAGAGCTTCAAAAAGTTTCCATAGCAATTTGTCTTTCGAGAAAAGCTGATGTATATTTGCTTGATGAACCTAGCGCATATCTTGATGTAGAAGAAAGGTATGCAGTAACAAAGCTTATAAAAAGGATTACAAGTATAAGAAATTCTTATAGCTTTGTTGTAGATCATGATTTGATGGTTATAGATTTTGTATCAACAAGATTAATAGTATTTTCTGGAGAGCCTGGAGTATATGGAATAGCAAATCCCCCAACATCATTAAGAGATGGTATGAATAATTTTTTAAAAGAAATAGGAGTAACTTTTCGTAGAGATCCTTCAACCTTAAGACCAAGAGCTAATAAACTTAATTCTCAAATAGATAAATATCAAAAATCCATAGGAGAATATTATTATGTTACGCCGGAGGAATATACCATAAAAGAGGAATGA